A genomic stretch from Spongiibacter nanhainus includes:
- a CDS encoding NADP(H)-dependent aldo-keto reductase — MDYQNLGGTDIRVSKICLGTMTWGEQNTIEEAFEQMDYAVDCGINFFDTAEMYPVPPVAKTQGLTEVYIGKWLKERGKRDDIVLATKATGPGNAHIRGGGPLTREGILQAFDSSLERLQTDYVDLYQIHWPNRSTNFFGKLGYTHSEYKDADAEIHDILRTLAELVQQGRVRSIGISNETPWGLMTYLRLADKYNLPKVVSIQNPYSLLNRTFEVGLAEMSIREQVGLLAYSPLAFGMLSGKYRNNQRPEGARLTLFERFSRYNKPESVAATEAYCQLAEQHGLDPAQMALAYINQQPFVTSNIIGATAMDQLKSNIASSEMTLSEEVLKGIEAIHQQHPNPAP; from the coding sequence ATGGATTACCAGAATCTGGGTGGTACCGATATTCGCGTAAGTAAAATCTGCCTGGGCACCATGACCTGGGGTGAACAGAACACCATTGAGGAAGCCTTTGAGCAGATGGATTATGCGGTGGACTGCGGCATCAATTTTTTTGATACCGCCGAGATGTACCCCGTGCCGCCAGTTGCCAAAACCCAAGGGCTCACCGAGGTGTACATTGGCAAATGGCTGAAGGAGCGCGGCAAGCGAGACGATATCGTACTGGCCACCAAAGCCACTGGCCCGGGCAATGCCCATATCCGCGGTGGCGGCCCCCTTACCCGTGAGGGCATCCTGCAGGCCTTCGACAGTAGCCTGGAGCGCTTGCAAACCGATTACGTGGACCTCTACCAAATCCACTGGCCCAACCGCAGCACCAACTTCTTTGGCAAGCTGGGCTATACCCACAGTGAGTACAAGGATGCCGACGCCGAAATCCACGACATTCTCCGCACTCTGGCCGAGCTGGTTCAACAGGGCCGGGTGCGCAGCATCGGCATCAGCAATGAAACCCCCTGGGGCCTGATGACGTACCTGCGCCTGGCCGACAAGTACAACCTGCCTAAGGTCGTCAGCATTCAAAACCCCTACAGCCTACTCAACCGCACTTTTGAGGTGGGGCTGGCAGAGATGTCGATCCGGGAACAGGTGGGCTTGCTGGCGTATTCGCCCCTGGCCTTTGGCATGCTCAGCGGTAAATACCGCAATAATCAGCGGCCGGAGGGCGCTCGTCTGACATTGTTTGAGCGCTTTAGCCGCTACAACAAACCGGAGTCAGTGGCCGCCACTGAAGCTTACTGTCAGCTGGCCGAGCAACACGGGCTGGACCCCGCGCAGATGGCGCTGGCCTATATCAACCAGCAGCCCTTTGTGACCAGCAACATTATTGGCGCCACCGCCATGGATCAGCTCAAGAGCAATATCGCCAGCAGCGAGATGACCTTGAGTGAAGAGGTGCTAAAAGGGATTGAGGCCATTCACCAGCAACATCCCAACCCAGCGCCCTAA
- a CDS encoding GNAT family N-acetyltransferase, giving the protein MSEIEYLGFDALEPRAFLALLNRAKVRRHLVQHQQFDEPAAVQWVSEKLSIDSMPGCRLRAVCTDGELAGWCGIQPDADGYELAVVLDADYWGIGLKVYKTMMEWAQEFGHHFVNIHLLASRPEYRFLRKMATSVTRSEWQGEVFVSYRIAVLQADLNATAKPHESDSP; this is encoded by the coding sequence ATGTCAGAAATTGAATACCTTGGCTTTGATGCCCTTGAGCCCAGGGCTTTTTTAGCCCTGCTTAACCGCGCCAAAGTCCGGCGCCACCTGGTTCAACATCAACAGTTTGATGAGCCTGCCGCGGTCCAGTGGGTGTCGGAGAAGCTGTCGATCGATTCAATGCCCGGGTGCCGCTTGCGGGCGGTGTGTACGGATGGCGAGTTGGCGGGCTGGTGTGGCATTCAGCCGGATGCCGACGGCTACGAACTGGCAGTGGTGTTGGATGCGGACTATTGGGGCATTGGCCTCAAGGTCTATAAGACGATGATGGAGTGGGCGCAGGAGTTTGGCCATCACTTCGTTAATATCCACTTGTTAGCGTCCCGGCCCGAGTATCGGTTTTTGCGAAAGATGGCCACATCGGTGACCCGCAGTGAATGGCAGGGCGAGGTGTTTGTCAGCTACCGTATTGCGGTACTCCAGGCCGATCTGAATGCCACCGCGAAACCACACGAAAGTGACAGTCCTTAA
- the arsH gene encoding arsenical resistance protein ArsH, translating into MDDLPNIDRDCIRPVEIDKLYQPQDHQPRILLLYGSLRKRSFSRLATEEAARLLQYFGAETRTFDPSGLPLPDDSDDSHPKVQELRGLATWSEGMVWCSPERHGAMTGIMKAQIDWIPLSMGAVRPTQGKTLAVMQVCGGSQSFNAVNQMRVLGRWMRMLTIPNQSSVPKAWMEFDDDDRMKPSSFYDRIVDVMEELVKFTLLTRGSKDYFVDRYSERKESEAAFRARIDQRAM; encoded by the coding sequence GTGGATGACTTGCCAAATATAGATCGGGACTGCATTCGCCCCGTCGAGATCGACAAGCTCTATCAGCCCCAGGATCACCAGCCCCGTATTCTGCTGCTCTATGGTTCGCTGCGGAAACGCTCCTTCAGTCGTTTGGCAACGGAAGAGGCGGCGCGCTTGCTGCAGTATTTTGGCGCCGAGACCCGCACCTTTGACCCTTCAGGTTTGCCCTTGCCGGACGACAGTGACGACAGCCATCCGAAGGTACAAGAGCTTCGGGGGCTGGCTACCTGGAGTGAGGGCATGGTGTGGTGTTCCCCGGAGCGCCACGGCGCCATGACCGGCATCATGAAGGCACAAATTGACTGGATTCCGCTATCGATGGGGGCGGTGCGCCCCACCCAGGGCAAAACCCTGGCGGTGATGCAGGTGTGCGGCGGCTCCCAGAGTTTTAATGCGGTAAACCAGATGCGGGTGCTGGGGCGTTGGATGCGGATGCTGACCATCCCTAATCAATCTTCGGTGCCCAAGGCCTGGATGGAGTTTGACGACGATGACCGCATGAAGCCCTCATCCTTCTATGACCGCATCGTCGATGTGATGGAAGAGCTGGTGAAGTTCACCCTGCTTACCCGGGGCAGCAAAGACTACTTTGTCGACCGCTATTCCGAGCGCAAGGAAAGCGAAGCCGCATTCAGAGCCCGCATCGATCAGCGGGCTATGTAA
- a CDS encoding arsenate reductase ArsC — MKLLFICTHNRCRSILCEAITRHMASQHANGSTVEVASAGSQPAGEVHPRTLEALARHGISTQGLRSQSWDDFADFNPDVAITVCDSAAGESCPLWMGRSQKVHWGLSDPSKVTGSEDEVRAAFDRTIESIQARVSALLALDWAELSGAALADALRDIHHTIGQQENQ; from the coding sequence ATGAAACTGCTGTTTATCTGTACTCACAATCGCTGCCGCAGCATTCTCTGTGAAGCGATCACCCGCCATATGGCCAGCCAGCATGCCAATGGCAGTACTGTCGAGGTCGCCAGTGCCGGCAGTCAGCCGGCGGGAGAGGTTCACCCCCGCACCCTGGAGGCCCTGGCCCGCCACGGCATCTCTACCCAGGGGCTACGCAGCCAGTCCTGGGACGACTTTGCCGACTTTAATCCCGATGTGGCGATTACCGTGTGCGACAGTGCGGCCGGCGAGTCTTGTCCTCTGTGGATGGGGCGTAGCCAGAAAGTGCATTGGGGCTTGAGTGACCCCTCCAAAGTCACCGGCAGCGAGGACGAGGTGCGGGCCGCCTTTGATCGCACTATCGAGTCGATTCAGGCCAGGGTCTCTGCGCTGCTGGCGCTGGATTGGGCGGAGCTTTCCGGAGCGGCATTGGCCGACGCGCTGCGGGATATTCACCACACCATTGGGCAACAGGAGAATCAATAA
- the pckA gene encoding phosphoenolpyruvate carboxykinase (ATP): protein MPQTDLLQALEQYGITKPDTLIYNPDYDTLFAEETRPELSGYEAGRITESGAVAVDTGIFTGRSPKDKYFVEDDTTRDTLWWSDQGNNDNKPISPQVWQSLKAEVGKQLSGKRLFVVDLFCGANPASRLKVRFVTEVAWQAHFVKNMFIRPTEAELEDFEPDFVVLNGAKTSNPHWREQGLNSENFVAFNMTEGMQLIGGTWYGGEMKKGMFSVMNYLLPQKGIASMHCSANVGQDGDTAIFFGLSGTGKTTLSTDPKRALIGDDEHGWDDNGVFNFEGGCYAKTINLSQEQEPEIYAAIRRDALLENVAVNDNGQIDYADGSKTENTRVSYPIYHIDNIVKPTSVGGHATKVIFLTADAFGVLPPVARLSEKQARYYFLSGYTSKLAGTERGITEPTPTFSACFGAAFLSLHPTQYAQVLNQRMAQSGAQAYLVNTGWNGSGKRISIKATRQIIDAILDGSIEQAEFSVLPTFNLDIPLALAGIDSELLDPRQSYSQPEQWQEKAASLAQKFIANFAQFTDTPEGADLVSAGPVSKS from the coding sequence ATGCCGCAAACCGACCTTCTTCAAGCGCTTGAGCAATACGGTATTACCAAGCCGGATACCCTGATCTACAACCCCGATTACGACACACTGTTTGCGGAGGAAACCCGCCCTGAGTTGTCGGGCTACGAAGCGGGCCGCATCACCGAGAGCGGCGCCGTTGCCGTCGACACTGGCATCTTTACCGGCCGCTCGCCAAAAGATAAGTACTTTGTGGAGGACGATACGACCCGCGACACCCTGTGGTGGTCAGATCAGGGCAACAACGACAACAAGCCCATCAGCCCACAGGTTTGGCAATCCCTGAAGGCTGAGGTTGGCAAGCAGCTCAGTGGCAAGCGCCTGTTTGTCGTCGACCTATTCTGCGGTGCCAACCCCGCCAGCCGCCTGAAAGTACGCTTTGTTACCGAAGTTGCCTGGCAGGCTCACTTTGTAAAAAACATGTTTATTCGCCCCACCGAGGCCGAGCTAGAAGATTTTGAACCTGACTTTGTCGTCCTCAACGGCGCTAAAACCAGCAACCCCCATTGGCGGGAACAGGGACTGAATTCGGAAAACTTTGTCGCCTTTAATATGACCGAGGGCATGCAACTGATCGGCGGCACCTGGTATGGCGGCGAAATGAAGAAGGGTATGTTTTCAGTGATGAACTACCTGCTGCCGCAAAAAGGCATCGCCTCCATGCACTGCTCTGCCAATGTCGGGCAGGACGGCGACACTGCCATCTTCTTTGGCCTGTCGGGCACCGGTAAGACCACCCTCTCCACCGACCCCAAACGCGCTCTCATTGGCGACGACGAACACGGCTGGGACGACAATGGGGTGTTTAACTTCGAGGGCGGCTGCTATGCCAAGACCATCAACCTGAGCCAGGAGCAAGAACCGGAGATTTATGCGGCCATCCGGCGCGACGCCCTGCTGGAAAATGTTGCCGTCAACGACAACGGTCAGATCGACTACGCCGATGGCAGTAAAACCGAGAATACCCGAGTCTCCTACCCCATCTACCATATCGACAATATTGTTAAACCGACCTCGGTGGGCGGTCACGCCACCAAGGTCATCTTCCTGACGGCGGATGCCTTTGGTGTACTGCCACCTGTTGCCCGACTCAGCGAGAAACAAGCACGCTACTACTTTCTCTCCGGTTACACCTCCAAACTGGCGGGCACCGAGCGCGGCATTACCGAGCCCACCCCGACGTTTTCGGCATGCTTTGGCGCAGCCTTTCTCAGCCTGCACCCCACCCAATACGCGCAGGTCCTCAACCAGCGCATGGCGCAGTCTGGCGCCCAAGCCTACTTGGTCAACACCGGCTGGAACGGCAGTGGCAAGCGAATCTCCATCAAAGCGACGCGACAGATTATCGACGCCATTTTGGATGGCAGTATTGAGCAGGCAGAGTTTTCGGTGCTGCCCACCTTCAATCTGGATATCCCCCTGGCCCTGGCCGGTATCGACAGCGAACTGCTCGACCCTCGACAAAGCTACTCCCAGCCCGAGCAGTGGCAAGAGAAAGCCGCCTCTCTAGCCCAGAAATTTATCGCCAACTTCGCGCAGTTTACCGACACCCCGGAGGGCGCGGATCTGGTCAGTGCCGGCCCAGTCAGCAAATCGTAA
- the arsB gene encoding ACR3 family arsenite efflux transporter, whose amino-acid sequence MGFFERYLSVWVGLCIVAGVTLGVLFPPLFQAFAAMEVAHVNLPVALFIWLMIYPMMVQVDFSSIKDIGKKPKGLVLTLVINWLIKPFTMAALGWLFFKVIFADLVDPQTASEYIAGMILLGVAPCTAMVFVWSQLTKGDANYTLVQVSVNDVIMIFAFAPIAAFLLGVSDVAVPWETLLLSVVLYVVIPLVAGVLTRSALDQANDHRRLNQFLERIKPISVSGLLATVVLLFGFQAETILSKPVAIVLIAIPLLLQTYGIFALAYAGAKALKLPHNIAAPACMIGTSNFFELAVAVAISLFGLQSGAALATVVGVLVEVPVMLSLCAFANRTRHWFEEA is encoded by the coding sequence ATGGGATTTTTTGAGCGCTATCTCAGCGTCTGGGTGGGGTTGTGCATCGTTGCCGGTGTGACCCTGGGGGTATTGTTTCCGCCCTTGTTTCAAGCCTTTGCCGCCATGGAGGTGGCCCACGTTAACCTGCCAGTGGCGCTGTTTATCTGGTTAATGATCTACCCGATGATGGTGCAGGTGGATTTCTCCTCTATCAAGGATATTGGCAAGAAACCCAAGGGACTGGTGCTCACCCTGGTGATCAACTGGTTGATCAAGCCCTTTACCATGGCCGCCCTGGGCTGGCTGTTTTTTAAGGTAATCTTTGCCGACCTGGTGGACCCGCAGACCGCCAGCGAATACATCGCCGGCATGATTCTGCTGGGGGTGGCGCCCTGCACGGCGATGGTATTTGTGTGGAGCCAGCTCACCAAAGGCGATGCCAACTACACCCTGGTGCAGGTGTCGGTGAACGACGTCATCATGATCTTTGCTTTTGCGCCCATCGCCGCCTTTTTATTGGGTGTCAGCGATGTGGCCGTACCCTGGGAAACCCTGTTGCTGTCGGTCGTGCTATACGTGGTGATCCCGCTGGTGGCCGGGGTGCTGACCCGCTCGGCGCTGGATCAGGCCAACGACCACCGCCGCTTAAATCAGTTTTTGGAGCGCATCAAGCCAATCTCGGTGAGCGGTCTGTTGGCAACGGTGGTGCTGTTGTTTGGTTTTCAGGCCGAGACCATTCTCTCTAAGCCGGTGGCGATTGTGCTGATCGCCATCCCGCTGTTGCTGCAAACCTACGGTATTTTTGCCCTGGCCTATGCCGGCGCCAAGGCCTTGAAGCTGCCCCACAATATCGCTGCGCCGGCCTGCATGATTGGCACCTCCAATTTCTTTGAGTTGGCAGTGGCGGTGGCTATCTCCCTGTTTGGTCTGCAGTCCGGCGCGGCACTGGCCACGGTGGTGGGGGTGCTGGTGGAGGTGCCGGTGATGTTGTCGTTGTGCGCCTTTGCCAATCGCACCCGGCACTGGTTTGAGGAGGCCTAG
- a CDS encoding metalloregulator ArsR/SmtB family transcription factor has translation MAPNQFFKCLSDETRMLSMMLIAQQGELCVCELMVALDDSQPKISRHLAQLRNCGLLSDRRDKQWVYYSLPADLPDWARSLLDTLCQQQAVLLEQPCKRLENMSDRPVRCAAC, from the coding sequence ATGGCGCCCAACCAATTTTTTAAATGCCTGTCCGACGAGACGCGGATGCTGTCGATGATGCTGATCGCCCAGCAGGGAGAGCTCTGTGTCTGCGAGTTGATGGTGGCTCTGGACGACAGCCAACCCAAGATTTCCCGCCATCTGGCCCAGCTACGCAATTGCGGCCTGCTCAGCGACCGGCGGGACAAGCAGTGGGTGTACTACTCGCTGCCAGCGGATTTGCCGGATTGGGCACGGTCCCTACTGGACACCCTCTGTCAGCAGCAAGCGGTGTTATTGGAGCAGCCCTGCAAGCGGCTGGAGAATATGTCGGACCGGCCGGTGCGCTGCGCGGCGTGTTGA
- a CDS encoding PaaI family thioesterase, whose protein sequence is MTATKVSKEQLSTFFAEEFPQADIIVDAVGNKSATLRKAIDHRHLRPGGTVSGPTLMAVADAALYAAILGEIGLVALAVTTNLNINFLRKPAADRDVIAECQLIKVGKVLIIGEVSLYSEGMDEPVAHVVGTYSVPPRRGY, encoded by the coding sequence ATGACTGCGACAAAGGTAAGCAAAGAACAACTATCCACATTTTTTGCCGAGGAGTTCCCCCAGGCCGATATTATTGTGGACGCGGTGGGCAATAAGTCAGCGACGCTGCGCAAAGCGATAGATCACCGCCATTTGCGCCCCGGCGGCACGGTGTCGGGGCCGACCCTGATGGCGGTGGCCGACGCGGCGCTTTACGCCGCTATTCTCGGTGAAATTGGCCTGGTGGCCCTGGCGGTGACCACCAACCTCAATATCAATTTTCTGCGCAAGCCCGCCGCCGACCGGGATGTCATTGCCGAGTGCCAGCTGATCAAGGTGGGCAAGGTGCTTATTATCGGCGAGGTCTCGCTGTATTCAGAGGGCATGGATGAGCCGGTCGCCCACGTGGTGGGCACCTATTCAGTGCCACCGCGCAGGGGCTATTAA
- a CDS encoding zinc ribbon domain-containing protein YjdM: protein MSDLPPCPQCQSVFAYEDRDMLVCPECGHEWNPAGDSADEVAVVKDANGNDLFEGDNATLIKDLKVKGSSSVLKIGTKVKINRIVEGDHNIDCRVEKVGEMMLKSEFVKKANA, encoded by the coding sequence ATGAGTGATTTACCTCCCTGTCCTCAGTGTCAGTCCGTTTTCGCCTATGAAGACCGCGATATGCTGGTCTGCCCCGAATGTGGCCATGAATGGAACCCCGCTGGTGACTCGGCTGACGAGGTCGCCGTTGTGAAGGATGCCAATGGTAACGACCTGTTTGAGGGGGATAACGCCACCCTGATCAAGGACCTGAAGGTGAAAGGCAGTTCAAGTGTGTTGAAAATTGGTACTAAGGTGAAAATCAATCGTATCGTTGAGGGCGATCACAATATTGATTGTCGAGTCGAGAAGGTCGGTGAAATGATGCTGAAGTCGGAATTTGTAAAAAAGGCCAACGCCTGA
- a CDS encoding CopG family transcriptional regulator, with protein MEKRTARLTVLVDPQKKAAFEKLCNQEDVTPSQKIRQFMREYIEQNLGPDWMEQVFNNEENES; from the coding sequence ATGGAAAAACGCACAGCCAGACTGACCGTGCTAGTCGACCCCCAGAAAAAAGCCGCCTTTGAAAAGCTCTGCAATCAGGAGGACGTCACCCCGTCCCAGAAAATTCGGCAGTTTATGCGGGAATATATTGAACAGAACCTGGGGCCGGACTGGATGGAGCAGGTATTTAACAATGAAGAGAACGAGAGCTAA
- a CDS encoding DODA-type extradiol aromatic ring-opening family dioxygenase, with protein MQKPRVALFLSHGGGPLPLLGDGAHSEMVSCLQRIAASIPRPSAIVVVSAHWEAAKPTLTAGAQPELIYDYYGFPPESYDITYPCAGHPALTQRIAKQLRATDIDVSLDDERGFDHGLFVPLKIMYPQADIPCVQLSLVESLDPAQHIAMGRALQGLNDPSILLIGSGFSFHNMQAFFAPETDATRSANQAFDHWLQDTCGKSGLSEAERERRLLEWESAPSARYSHPREEHLLPLHVCYGYTESACTTAYQLQILNKQSSMFLWGGHADD; from the coding sequence ATGCAGAAGCCGCGAGTTGCACTGTTTTTATCCCACGGTGGCGGCCCACTGCCTCTGCTGGGAGATGGCGCCCACTCAGAAATGGTGAGCTGTTTGCAGCGTATTGCCGCCAGTATCCCGCGGCCTTCGGCCATTGTCGTGGTCAGCGCCCACTGGGAGGCAGCAAAGCCTACTCTGACGGCTGGGGCCCAGCCTGAGCTGATCTACGACTATTATGGCTTTCCACCCGAGTCCTACGACATTACCTACCCCTGTGCGGGCCACCCCGCTTTGACCCAGCGTATTGCCAAGCAGCTGCGGGCTACAGACATTGATGTCAGCCTGGATGATGAGCGGGGCTTCGATCACGGTCTGTTTGTTCCCCTGAAAATTATGTATCCCCAGGCCGATATCCCCTGTGTGCAGTTGTCCTTGGTTGAGAGCCTGGATCCTGCCCAACATATCGCCATGGGCCGGGCATTACAGGGTTTGAATGATCCCTCGATCTTGCTGATTGGTTCGGGGTTTTCCTTTCACAATATGCAGGCGTTTTTTGCACCGGAAACCGACGCCACTCGGTCCGCCAATCAGGCATTTGATCATTGGTTGCAGGACACTTGTGGTAAAAGCGGGCTGAGTGAAGCTGAGCGAGAGCGGCGTTTGCTAGAGTGGGAGTCCGCACCTTCGGCTCGCTACAGTCACCCCCGGGAAGAACATCTTCTACCCTTGCATGTGTGCTATGGCTACACCGAATCAGCGTGCACCACAGCGTATCAACTGCAGATTCTCAATAAGCAATCGAGCATGTTTCTGTGGGGAGGGCATGCGGATGATTAG
- a CDS encoding cupin domain-containing protein, with protein sequence MNNNAFVLSPEQRQDALNVVGTKVAVLGSAEAMQDLQVTLQSGQAGMGPPPHSHDWDESFYVTKGVVVFNCNGEATACSAGTLVHVPAGTVHAFSYGPDGGEMLEMTGKGSQAVKMFTALDREVPPGPPDIPKVIEVLADHGVTTYL encoded by the coding sequence GTGAACAACAATGCATTTGTGCTTAGCCCGGAACAGCGTCAAGACGCGTTGAATGTGGTGGGAACAAAGGTGGCAGTGCTGGGCAGTGCCGAGGCGATGCAGGATTTGCAGGTCACCCTGCAATCCGGCCAGGCGGGGATGGGGCCGCCTCCCCACAGCCACGACTGGGATGAGTCATTCTACGTCACCAAGGGTGTGGTGGTGTTCAATTGCAATGGCGAGGCCACCGCCTGCTCTGCGGGCACCCTGGTACATGTGCCGGCGGGGACGGTACACGCATTTAGCTACGGTCCTGACGGGGGCGAGATGTTGGAAATGACCGGTAAGGGCAGTCAGGCAGTGAAAATGTTTACCGCTCTGGATCGGGAGGTGCCGCCGGGGCCGCCGGATATCCCCAAGGTCATTGAGGTGCTGGCTGATCACGGTGTTACCACATATCTATAG
- the dauA gene encoding C4-dicarboxylic acid transporter DauA, translated as MPHRKHLFSLRIGYALREALAEGYDRRQLLRDLIAGATVGVIAIPLAMALAIASGVPPQYGLYTAIIAGAIIAVTGGSRYSISGPTAAFVVILHPLTEQHGLAGLLLASVMAGFILIAMAYARLGRFIEYIPESVTLGFTGGIAIVIAVLQIPDFAGLAVGDLPSHFADKIVVIGANLIQLDPGSTGVAVFTLAVMLLWPRLGTPVPPHLPALVLAGLLGWVLGGVGVEVDTIGSRFHYLLADGSEAPGIPPYLPTFEWPWLRGDASGQPLELSLSLISELLPSAFAIAMLGAIESLLCAVVLGGMSGKRHSANSELLAQGMANVVAPFFGGITATAAIARSATNYKVGAVSPLAALTHAVVVLMGLLLLAGALAYVPMPAMAALLMVVAWNMSEAHKSVKLVKKSPSSDVLVWLTCLGLTVFFDMVIAITAGILLASILFMRELAELTHVVEVTDNRDFVHQKLPAGWRVFKINGPLFFAAAERIFGELSQRTRDVDGLILHMRYSAYLDAGGLSAIERLISQCQQHDIAIRFSAWQFQPLKTLAKARGHGTSPLD; from the coding sequence GTGCCTCACCGTAAACATCTATTTTCTTTGCGAATAGGCTACGCCTTGAGGGAGGCGCTGGCTGAGGGTTACGACCGCCGTCAGCTGCTGCGCGACCTAATTGCCGGGGCGACAGTGGGGGTGATTGCCATACCGCTGGCCATGGCGCTGGCCATCGCCAGTGGCGTGCCACCGCAATACGGCTTGTACACGGCTATTATTGCTGGCGCCATCATCGCTGTGACCGGTGGCAGCCGTTACAGCATCTCCGGGCCCACCGCGGCGTTTGTGGTGATTTTGCATCCTTTGACGGAACAGCATGGTTTGGCGGGGCTGTTGCTGGCCTCCGTCATGGCCGGTTTTATCCTTATCGCCATGGCCTACGCCCGCTTGGGGCGTTTTATTGAATATATCCCCGAGTCGGTCACCCTGGGGTTTACCGGCGGCATAGCGATAGTCATCGCGGTGCTGCAAATCCCCGACTTTGCCGGTCTGGCGGTCGGCGACCTGCCCTCCCATTTTGCCGATAAAATTGTGGTGATCGGCGCCAACCTGATCCAGCTCGACCCGGGGAGTACCGGGGTGGCGGTGTTTACCCTGGCAGTGATGTTGCTTTGGCCGCGTCTGGGTACGCCGGTGCCGCCACACTTGCCGGCGCTGGTGCTGGCCGGACTGCTGGGCTGGGTCCTCGGCGGCGTTGGGGTGGAGGTCGACACTATCGGTTCGCGCTTTCACTATCTGCTGGCCGACGGCTCCGAGGCGCCGGGTATCCCGCCCTACCTGCCAACATTCGAGTGGCCGTGGTTGCGGGGAGACGCTTCCGGGCAGCCGCTGGAGTTATCGTTATCGCTGATTTCAGAGCTGCTGCCGTCGGCCTTCGCCATCGCCATGTTGGGGGCCATCGAGTCATTACTGTGTGCGGTGGTGCTGGGCGGCATGTCGGGCAAGCGCCACAGCGCCAACAGTGAGCTTTTGGCGCAGGGTATGGCCAATGTGGTCGCTCCCTTCTTTGGTGGCATCACCGCGACCGCCGCCATTGCCCGTTCGGCGACCAACTACAAAGTCGGCGCGGTGTCGCCACTGGCGGCGCTCACCCACGCTGTTGTGGTATTGATGGGGCTACTGTTGTTAGCGGGGGCGCTGGCCTATGTACCAATGCCGGCTATGGCCGCTTTGTTGATGGTGGTGGCCTGGAATATGAGTGAGGCTCACAAGTCGGTCAAGTTGGTGAAAAAGTCGCCCTCAAGCGATGTGTTAGTGTGGCTGACCTGCCTTGGTCTGACGGTGTTTTTTGATATGGTCATCGCCATTACGGCGGGGATTCTGCTGGCGTCGATACTGTTTATGCGGGAGCTGGCGGAGCTCACCCACGTGGTGGAGGTGACCGATAATCGCGATTTTGTCCATCAGAAACTACCCGCCGGCTGGCGGGTGTTTAAAATTAACGGCCCGCTGTTTTTTGCCGCCGCCGAGCGGATTTTTGGCGAGTTGTCACAGCGCACCCGCGATGTCGACGGGCTGATCCTGCATATGCGCTACAGTGCCTACCTGGATGCCGGTGGCCTCTCTGCTATTGAGCGGCTGATATCCCAGTGTCAGCAGCACGATATCGCTATCCGGTTTTCGGCCTGGCAGTTTCAGCCGCTGAAAACACTCGCCAAGGCCCGGGGCCACGGCACGAGTCCTCTGGACTGA